GACGGCGGGGCCGCCCGGTCCTCGACCATGTGCGGAACGGTGACGCGCGGCGATCCGCGCCGGACCGGGAACGGGTGCTTCCCGGTGAGCAACTCGAACAGGATGACGCCGAGCCCGTACAGGTCGCACCGGCCGTCGAGCACGCCCGACGCGGAGCGGAACGCCTGCATGTGTTCCGGGGCCATGTACGGCAGCGTGCCGCCGATCATCGCCCGCTCCGCCGACCCGCGGAGCTTCATGTCTTCGGCGAGGTTGAAGTCGAGGAGCATCGGGCGCCCCTCGTCCGTGAGCAGCACGTTCGCGGGCTTCAGGTCGCGGTGCAGAATCCCGCGGCTGTGGGCGTGTGCCAGCCCGTCCGCGAGTTGCCCGCCGAGCGCGAGTACGGCATCGACATACGGCAGCCCGTCCAGGCGCGCCCAGCCCTCCGGGGCCTCGGCCGGGAGCGGCGGTTCCGCGCCCGGGGCCACCGCGGACGCGACATCGGATGGCGCGAGTGCCACCTCGGAACCGGCTCCCGGAGCCTGACCCGAGTTCGTTTTAACGGAGGTCTCGAGGTTCCCGCGGGTCAGCGTGCTCCGAAGTTCGCGCCCGGAAGTGGGAACGTTCGGGCGCGAACTCAGGTGCTGCACCACTTGTGCGAGCGTGGTACCGCCCAGGAACGGCATGCACACGGCCTGGAACGGCCCGGCCTTGTGGTACGAGTAAATGGGTACGATGTTCGGGTGCTGGAGCTGCGCGAGCGTGTTCGATTCGCCCGCCAAGCCGCTCGCGACTTTGAGCGCCACGAACCGGCCCGCGAGATCGCCCTGGCGCGCGAGGTACACGCGCCCGAACGCACCGCGCCCGAGTTCTTTGGTCAGGTGGAACCCGACGAACTCCGTGCCCGCGTCCGGGAGTGATGCGGCGACGTCTTGCCAGTCCGAAAGTTCATCCGCCGCGGACAGCACGCGCGCCCGGGCCGTCTGACGCGGGGGTTGCCAGTTGTTGCGGTGCTGGGTGTGTCGCGCGTCCGGAATGGCCGCGGTGCGAGCGTCGTCGGGGGGCGGGGGCGTGAACTCGGGGAGCGCGTTCGTGCGCGCGATGTCCTCGTCCGGTCCGGGTGCGAGAGACGACCCCGGTCCGAAGGAGCCCCAATCGGACGTGTTCACGCCGTACTTGTTCCGGTACTCGTCCGGGTGAACCGAATCGCCGGCCCGGATCCGCTGGCGGTACTCCTCGAACGCGACCGCGGCGAGCAGGACCGAGTTCGTGAGCACGACGGGGAAGCGCGCGGTGTAATCGGCCACGCGCTTGCGCCGGCCCCGGGTCCAGGCGTGCTCCAGGTCGATGCGAACCAGTTCGCCCAGTACGGCCGGGTAGAGCGGGTGCCCGGGGGCCGGGAGGTGGCGCGCGAAGTCCGCGCCCGGATCGACTTCCAGGGCCGCCTCGAACGCCTCGACGCGGTGCGCGAGTTCGGCGGACATTGACGGTGCGACAACGGCGGTGGGCGCGTTCACAACAACTCCGGAGCGGTGGGCGGGTTCACTCTCAGGCGCGCGACAGGCGCGCGCGGAAGTCTTGCAGGACGCGCTCGACGGTGCGGCGCGAGCGCCCGGTTTCGCGGGCGATCTCCCCGACCTCGTAGCCCTCGGTGCGCAAGCGTATGATGGCGCGGTTCGATTCGGGAAGTGCGGCCAGTTGCTCGTCCATCACCATCCGCAGGAACGCGGCGGCGGAATCGTCGGCGGCCAGCGCGGGGTGGGAGTCGAGGTCCGGCACGGACGCGGTCTGGCGCACCGCGCGCTTGTTGGCCTCGTGGTGCCCGACCAGCGCGCGAACCTTGTTCACCGCCAGCACCATGAGCAGCCCCCACAGTTCGCCCTCGGGGGGCACCTCGTAGGCGCGGTGCCGCGCGCCGTGGAAGAACGCGCGGAACACGGACTGGAGCACGTCGTCCGCGTCGAACCGGCCGGCATAATTGGGGGTGCAGTACTGGCGCGCGAGTGCGCGGAGGCGATTGGCGTAGCGCGAGTAGATGTCGGTGGCCGCGGCGTCGTCGCCGCCCTGGTACCGTAGTAGCAGTGCGGCGTCGGTGCCGGCTGCGGCCACGGGCGGGCCGTCGGGCAACCCGGGCATGGGCGATCTCCTGTCTCGCGCTTCTTCAAGTGTGACCACGGAATGGCGCGTTCCGTTCGCCTATTCCGCGGTTGAACCGTAGGACGCGGTTGCAGGCACACAAATGGATTTTGCAGAATACCGGGGTTCTGCTGCGACAATAGATCACAACTGAAAGGAGCGTCATTAACAAACCGCGCCGTTGTTAAAATGATGAAATCGCGCGGGACGAGATGGAATGTGCGAGCCGGACGCGAATCTGTAACAGCTTCCCAGGGTGCGCGTCTGCGCCGCGACCCTGGGCTGAGGAACCTAACCCCTTCGGGGTACAGACGGAATCGTGATGGATGCGCTCTGCGGAGCGCGGGCGACTCGCCCGCATGACCGCACGGGTCGGATGGGCGTGCCTTTACTCGCCGACCAGCTCCGCCCGCAGCCGCTCCAGTCGTCCTTCGATCTCGCCGGAGCCGGAATATACTTCCAGGCACTCGGTCAGCACCCGCCCGGTGAGTGCCGCATACTTGCCGAACTGCGGAAAGAACCGGGCCTTGGCTTCTCCCACGCGGGCCAGCGGCCAGACGGCCAGCCCCCCCGTTCGACGTGTCCGACCACAGCCACAGGCCGCCGAGGCTGCAACGCGCCCATTCCAGGCCGGTCTGTCGGGCCAGCACCCGACCCCACACCAGTGCTGCCGCAGCCACCCCGCCGGGCGGGTAGCCGATCCCTTCGTAGTCCAAGTAGTCCAGCGCACGAATGTCTCCGAGGCCGCCGCCGAACGGCTCGCCGAGCCACGGCATCGACCGCAGAGACTCCCAGAGGGCGCAGAACTCGGCGGCCGCCTGATC
The Gemmata palustris DNA segment above includes these coding regions:
- a CDS encoding RNA polymerase sigma factor produces the protein MPGLPDGPPVAAAGTDAALLLRYQGGDDAAATDIYSRYANRLRALARQYCTPNYAGRFDADDVLQSVFRAFFHGARHRAYEVPPEGELWGLLMVLAVNKVRALVGHHEANKRAVRQTASVPDLDSHPALAADDSAAAFLRMVMDEQLAALPESNRAIIRLRTEGYEVGEIARETGRSRRTVERVLQDFRARLSRA